In Natronomonas halophila, one DNA window encodes the following:
- a CDS encoding ABC transporter permease, giving the protein MGSRLSRWTGLLGVGWRRVHYRLSHGGGRQTLISVLGIALPVAVLLLVASVSLGLAADPSAGDEADYWVVPEGASSAVMNVESAQLGSVHPTAARLTERDDIAHTSPMLIDFVQLEGPNGERVYVLAIGVIPSAEYDGIAPLSTEGLQPGDPYYADGGYNGTWTGEAVISESAATELGADSGTELTVRGTSRSFTTTAVRTPRSAGLTQLPILVAHLSELQAITGAQQQDSASQLVVVADQPSAETEQALAGLYPKTTVETRGGMLSQQGTDSRLPTAMALAALIISMTTGVLLVSTAFGFELAADSKGRQLMAALGIAGRSRAGIIGTELGVVSLYGGGLGVGIWGIGALVVNRLAMARFGAPVATLDPRFVPFGIGVAMLIGLLSLPYLLIVDWRSRGEVTLR; this is encoded by the coding sequence ATGGGTAGCCGGCTCTCGCGGTGGACTGGTCTCCTCGGGGTCGGTTGGCGTCGCGTCCACTATCGTCTCAGCCACGGCGGTGGGCGACAGACCCTCATCTCCGTCCTCGGTATCGCGCTGCCGGTCGCCGTTCTGTTGCTCGTCGCGAGTGTCAGTCTCGGTCTGGCTGCCGACCCCTCGGCCGGTGACGAGGCCGACTACTGGGTCGTTCCTGAAGGCGCCTCCAGCGCGGTCATGAACGTCGAGAGCGCCCAACTGGGCTCGGTACATCCGACCGCTGCTCGCCTCACGGAACGCGACGATATAGCTCATACGTCGCCGATGTTGATCGATTTCGTCCAGTTGGAGGGCCCGAATGGCGAGCGCGTCTACGTGCTCGCGATCGGCGTGATTCCCTCAGCCGAGTACGACGGCATCGCGCCGCTATCGACGGAGGGTCTCCAACCGGGCGACCCTTACTACGCTGATGGTGGGTACAACGGCACCTGGACGGGCGAGGCAGTCATCTCCGAAAGCGCGGCGACCGAACTCGGCGCCGACTCCGGGACTGAACTCACCGTGAGAGGTACGTCGCGTTCGTTCACGACGACTGCCGTCAGAACGCCCAGAAGTGCCGGCCTCACGCAACTGCCGATTCTCGTCGCCCATCTCAGTGAACTGCAGGCCATCACGGGCGCCCAACAGCAGGACAGCGCCAGTCAACTCGTCGTCGTGGCCGACCAACCGTCAGCGGAGACCGAACAGGCACTCGCGGGACTCTATCCGAAAACGACCGTCGAGACGCGCGGCGGCATGCTCTCCCAGCAGGGAACCGACTCACGACTTCCGACGGCGATGGCGTTGGCCGCGCTCATCATCTCGATGACCACCGGCGTGCTTCTGGTGAGTACCGCCTTCGGCTTCGAACTGGCGGCCGACTCGAAGGGCCGACAGCTGATGGCCGCACTCGGCATCGCCGGCCGGAGTCGAGCCGGCATCATCGGTACGGAACTCGGTGTCGTCTCCCTCTACGGGGGTGGCCTCGGTGTCGGTATCTGGGGTATCGGCGCGCTGGTCGTGAACCGGCTCGCGATGGCTCGCTTCGGCGCGCCGGTCGCGACGCTTGACCCACGGTTCGTCCCATTCGGAATCGGCGTCGCGATGCTCATCGGCCTGCTATCGCTGCCGTATCTGCTCATCGTCGACTGGCGCTCGCGGGGCGAGGTGACGCTCCGATGA
- a CDS encoding ABC transporter permease: protein MRKLRPAIGIALAQLRHRWVRATLGIIGVAVAVLATILLLSLGFSVLDIGGAGFTRIGGDLWVTAGSVTFAPGTVGGIDANILGAHDVAADIERTDGVKDARALSFQSVYVGTEPGDYETIVGAGITGDGSAFQTTRGQTFQTTDTHYANGSYNGQMTNEVLLDKRAAEQLGVEVGDTIHVGGTLAAADNNEFTVVGISNDVARYLGTPTVMLHLSELQEVSGTTGTDPAATVLVTVEDGADETAVQTDLQDAYPEYEVRTNQEQFESVLRSQSALLASAFTIVVLAILGGIALVSNVLGLFVYQQREALAALRAVGVSTGLLLRVVVAQGLTIATLGAALGIATAAPAVRGLNRVVVSVTGLEFISMPSWTAAVGGGIALALGLVGALVAGLLVARVSPLEHLSR from the coding sequence ATGAGAAAGCTCCGCCCCGCGATCGGTATTGCTCTCGCCCAACTCCGGCATCGCTGGGTACGGGCGACGCTCGGGATTATCGGCGTCGCGGTCGCCGTGCTCGCCACGATTCTGCTGTTGAGCCTCGGCTTCAGCGTGCTCGATATCGGCGGCGCCGGATTCACGCGCATCGGCGGCGACCTCTGGGTCACCGCTGGCTCGGTCACGTTCGCCCCGGGCACTGTTGGCGGTATCGACGCCAACATCCTCGGCGCACACGACGTTGCCGCCGATATCGAACGCACCGACGGCGTCAAGGATGCCCGCGCACTCAGTTTCCAGTCCGTCTACGTCGGCACCGAACCCGGCGACTATGAAACAATCGTCGGCGCCGGTATCACGGGTGACGGCAGCGCCTTTCAGACGACGCGTGGCCAGACGTTCCAGACGACGGATACCCACTACGCCAACGGCAGTTACAACGGCCAGATGACAAACGAGGTATTGCTCGACAAGCGGGCAGCGGAGCAACTCGGCGTCGAAGTGGGCGACACGATTCACGTCGGCGGGACCCTCGCGGCGGCCGACAACAACGAATTCACCGTCGTCGGCATCTCGAACGACGTGGCGCGGTATCTGGGCACGCCGACGGTCATGCTGCATCTCAGCGAACTACAGGAAGTATCGGGCACGACGGGAACGGACCCAGCAGCAACGGTTCTCGTGACCGTCGAGGACGGGGCGGACGAGACGGCGGTCCAGACGGACCTTCAAGATGCGTATCCGGAATACGAGGTTCGTACGAACCAAGAGCAGTTCGAATCCGTCCTTCGGAGTCAATCCGCGTTACTCGCCAGCGCGTTCACCATCGTCGTACTCGCGATTCTCGGCGGCATCGCGCTCGTGAGTAACGTGCTCGGCCTGTTCGTCTACCAGCAACGGGAAGCGTTGGCTGCACTCCGGGCAGTCGGCGTTTCGACCGGGCTGTTACTCCGTGTCGTGGTTGCTCAGGGGCTGACAATCGCAACGCTCGGTGCCGCCCTCGGCATCGCAACGGCAGCGCCAGCCGTGCGTGGTCTGAATCGTGTCGTGGTCTCGGTTACGGGCCTGGAGTTCATCTCGATGCCGTCGTGGACGGCGGCAGTTGGCGGTGGCATCGCGCTTGCGCTGGGACTCGTCGGCGCCCTCGTCGCCGGCCTCCTCGTGGCGCGCGTCTCACCGCTGGAACACCTCTCGCGGTGA
- a CDS encoding nucleotidyltransferase domain-containing protein: protein MTRQEDTAAQTEQATVGLPIPTPDPDLFRHAATDDLLQLLLDTPYEQFTIRELARLTDNAAQSVKRAVDVLEPNGLVVTETEGNRRLVGINRARVSKPDDPVLRIPQVEFHPPVRAALDRLQAELDGVEGILVFGSVARGRADRQSDIDLWVLASDRGQQHRANELAKELGGERFDGDRYEFQILVETPDSASEHGDRLEDVFTDAITLVDSETLRKLKREVLSGA, encoded by the coding sequence ATGACGAGACAGGAAGATACGGCCGCCCAGACGGAACAGGCGACGGTCGGTCTACCCATACCGACGCCGGATCCGGATTTATTCCGTCACGCGGCGACCGACGACCTCCTCCAACTGTTACTCGATACTCCCTATGAGCAATTCACCATCCGGGAGTTGGCTCGCCTCACCGACAACGCCGCCCAGTCGGTGAAACGGGCCGTCGACGTTCTCGAACCCAATGGTCTAGTTGTGACCGAGACAGAGGGAAACCGCCGTCTTGTCGGCATCAATCGTGCCCGTGTTTCGAAGCCGGACGATCCAGTCCTGCGGATTCCACAGGTCGAGTTTCACCCACCCGTCCGTGCTGCTCTCGACCGGCTCCAAGCCGAACTCGACGGTGTCGAGGGCATTCTAGTCTTCGGCAGCGTCGCCCGGGGGCGGGCCGACAGACAGAGCGATATCGACCTGTGGGTGCTGGCTAGTGACCGCGGCCAGCAGCACCGGGCCAACGAACTCGCGAAGGAACTCGGAGGGGAACGGTTCGACGGTGACCGCTACGAGTTCCAGATTCTCGTCGAGACACCGGACTCGGCCAGCGAGCACGGCGACCGACTCGAAGACGTGTTCACCGACGCAATCACGCTTGTCGATAGCGAGACGCTCCGGAAACTCAAGCGCGAGGTGCTGAGCGGTGCCTAA
- a CDS encoding metal-dependent hydrolase yields the protein MFPWGHAAVGYLFYALLVRSRGEGVPLGGPVLALAIGTQFPDIIDKPFGWYLEFGLIPSGRSLFHSLFVATGIVLGIALLTRRYGRAELGIAFAVGYLSHLASDGLYPALAGEWSGLAYLVWPLIEQPPETGYSILEMLITGAQTPIGIFEFGLFAVAASLWTYDRMPGLLMVYNNLVRALAFSRRGS from the coding sequence ATGTTTCCGTGGGGCCACGCTGCTGTTGGGTATCTCTTCTATGCGCTACTCGTTCGGTCTCGTGGCGAGGGGGTACCGCTCGGTGGGCCGGTCTTGGCGCTGGCCATCGGAACGCAGTTCCCGGACATCATCGATAAGCCGTTCGGCTGGTATCTCGAGTTCGGGCTGATCCCGTCGGGCCGGTCGCTTTTCCACTCCCTGTTTGTCGCGACTGGCATCGTTCTCGGAATCGCGCTGCTAACGCGACGCTACGGCCGAGCGGAACTTGGCATCGCCTTTGCGGTCGGCTATCTCTCCCACCTGGCTTCCGACGGTCTGTATCCGGCCCTCGCTGGGGAGTGGAGCGGACTTGCCTATCTCGTCTGGCCGCTCATCGAACAGCCCCCGGAGACCGGCTACTCGATTCTGGAAATGTTGATTACCGGTGCGCAAACCCCGATAGGGATTTTTGAGTTCGGACTGTTCGCCGTCGCTGCGAGCCTTTGGACATACGACCGAATGCCGGGACTTCTGATGGTCTATAATAATCTGGTCCGCGCACTCGCTTTCAGTCGACGTGGCTCGTAA
- a CDS encoding PAS domain S-box protein — protein MERIEGDETTERSGEGMGGPYHRLVDDLTDGVFRLDADGSFEAVNEAFAELAGRERSALRGTNFGVAFSETATERIDGLLRSLVSADDADTDTISVDVRTADGGTVRCELRVSVIAEDGSLAGASGILRRQADTADESNGEDPDAVFDRLTDAVFALDREGKFTYVNDRAERVLGEPESELLDTVAWELFSGSRRAQFEQHCEEALRTQEPTAFEEFNPDLETWFDVRIHPSESGVSVHFRDITERKEQEAELNEREQRLVMLAESLTEIVWMASPDGEEIVFINSAYEDVWGRETDELHDDAMAFLEGVHPEDRDRVREAFGALPEEEYDETFRVVQPDGTVRWVESHGSAVENDQGEVVRIVGTAQDITERRQAQQALRERERQLSTLMSNVPGMVYRRRGDDGWPMEFVSEGCTDLTGYDPETLEDGSVVWGEDVVVAEDRADHREEIMAHVESRESFAVTYRIETAAGETRWVREQGRGVFDDGTLESLEGVVTDVTERVQYERTLERREQRLRETYDIIADNDRSFEAQLDGLLEVGREVTDAEYAALGRIHDDEYVFDSVIAPDGDVEPGDVVPLSTRVCERTADEESSLRLDDIKAEAPDLVDRGGYEASDVNCYLGAPVFVDGEVYGVLCFYGPEGGEGRFTEWQSTFADIMSRWIGTELETKRHTEQLAALNELNGVVRGVSDAVIDQSTREEIEEITCQRLAESDSYQFAWLGEPNTKTQRIEPRAEVGAEGYLDDIEFSVDPDAPESDGPTAAALRSGDIETVRNVQSDPDYEPWQAAAEERGFRAAAAVPVVHEETTYGVLNVYTERNDAFEREERVVLEHLGELVGHAIAAVERKRALMTDEIVELEFAASNVFARRNEDLPEGTVSFDRSIPTGDGQYLVYATADGDVVDSLETVADAIPLAESITTIETTGEGTYQLHLSEPPVISTIASLGGAVERAVMEDGDFRMTVHVPSGTDVRQVIDTVQEALPQAEPLARRQVPHADSSAGSGVNTDLDIDLTERQRAAVEAAYFAGFFEWPRDSSGEEVAESLDITSPTFHQHVRAAENKVFSALFDG, from the coding sequence ATGGAGCGTATAGAGGGAGACGAAACCACCGAGCGGTCCGGTGAAGGGATGGGGGGCCCGTATCACCGCCTCGTCGATGACCTCACCGATGGGGTGTTCCGACTCGACGCCGACGGTTCGTTCGAGGCGGTCAACGAGGCGTTCGCCGAGTTGGCGGGTCGCGAGCGTTCGGCCCTCCGCGGAACGAACTTCGGGGTCGCCTTCTCCGAGACAGCCACCGAGCGCATCGACGGGCTGTTGCGGTCGTTGGTGTCGGCCGACGACGCCGATACCGATACCATCTCCGTCGACGTCCGGACGGCGGACGGCGGGACGGTTCGCTGTGAGTTGCGCGTGTCCGTTATCGCCGAGGATGGGTCCCTCGCGGGCGCGTCGGGAATTTTGCGACGGCAGGCGGATACCGCCGACGAGTCGAACGGTGAGGACCCCGACGCCGTCTTCGACCGGCTTACCGATGCCGTCTTCGCGCTCGACCGGGAGGGGAAGTTTACCTACGTCAACGACCGGGCCGAGCGGGTTCTGGGCGAACCGGAATCGGAACTGCTCGATACCGTCGCCTGGGAGCTGTTTTCGGGGAGTCGACGCGCCCAGTTCGAACAGCACTGCGAGGAGGCGCTTCGGACGCAGGAGCCGACCGCCTTCGAGGAGTTCAACCCGGACCTCGAGACGTGGTTCGACGTGCGGATTCACCCCTCCGAATCCGGCGTCTCGGTCCACTTCCGGGATATCACCGAGCGCAAGGAGCAGGAGGCGGAACTCAACGAGCGCGAACAGCGTCTCGTGATGCTCGCCGAGAGCCTGACCGAAATCGTCTGGATGGCCTCGCCGGACGGCGAGGAAATCGTCTTCATCAACTCCGCCTACGAGGACGTCTGGGGCCGCGAGACAGACGAACTCCACGACGACGCGATGGCCTTCCTCGAAGGGGTCCACCCGGAGGACCGCGACCGGGTTCGCGAGGCCTTCGGAGCCCTCCCCGAGGAGGAGTACGACGAGACGTTCCGTGTCGTCCAGCCGGATGGTACCGTCCGCTGGGTCGAGTCCCACGGGTCGGCCGTCGAGAACGACCAGGGTGAGGTCGTCCGCATCGTCGGCACCGCACAGGACATCACCGAGCGCCGACAGGCCCAGCAGGCACTCCGCGAACGGGAGCGACAACTCTCGACGCTGATGAGCAACGTCCCCGGCATGGTCTATCGCCGCCGGGGCGACGACGGCTGGCCGATGGAGTTCGTCAGCGAGGGCTGTACTGACCTGACGGGCTATGACCCCGAGACGCTCGAAGACGGCAGCGTCGTCTGGGGCGAGGACGTCGTCGTCGCCGAGGACCGCGCGGACCATCGCGAGGAAATCATGGCCCACGTCGAGAGCCGCGAGTCCTTCGCGGTCACCTACCGTATCGAGACGGCAGCGGGCGAAACCAGGTGGGTTCGCGAGCAGGGCCGCGGCGTCTTCGACGACGGCACCCTCGAATCCCTCGAAGGCGTCGTTACCGACGTGACCGAGCGGGTCCAGTACGAACGGACCCTCGAACGGCGCGAACAGCGGCTTCGGGAGACCTACGATATCATCGCGGACAACGACCGGTCCTTCGAGGCCCAACTCGACGGACTACTGGAGGTCGGCCGCGAAGTGACCGACGCCGAATACGCCGCGTTGGGTCGGATTCACGACGACGAGTACGTCTTCGATTCGGTCATCGCACCCGACGGCGACGTGGAACCGGGCGACGTAGTCCCGCTGTCGACGCGGGTCTGTGAACGGACCGCTGACGAGGAATCGTCGCTCCGTCTCGACGACATCAAGGCGGAGGCGCCCGACCTCGTCGACCGCGGCGGCTACGAGGCCAGCGACGTGAACTGCTATCTCGGCGCGCCGGTCTTCGTCGACGGCGAGGTCTACGGCGTGCTCTGCTTTTACGGGCCGGAGGGCGGCGAGGGCCGCTTTACCGAGTGGCAGTCGACCTTCGCGGATATCATGAGTCGGTGGATCGGCACCGAACTGGAGACCAAACGCCACACCGAGCAACTGGCGGCGCTGAACGAACTCAACGGCGTCGTCCGCGGCGTCTCGGATGCGGTTATCGACCAGTCGACCCGCGAGGAAATCGAGGAGATAACCTGCCAGCGACTCGCGGAATCGGATTCCTACCAGTTCGCGTGGCTGGGCGAACCGAACACGAAGACCCAGCGTATCGAACCGCGCGCCGAAGTCGGTGCCGAGGGGTATCTCGACGATATCGAGTTCTCGGTCGACCCCGACGCGCCGGAAAGCGACGGCCCGACAGCAGCGGCGCTTCGGTCCGGCGACATCGAAACCGTCCGGAACGTCCAGAGTGACCCCGACTACGAGCCGTGGCAGGCGGCCGCCGAGGAACGCGGGTTCCGGGCAGCGGCCGCGGTGCCCGTCGTCCACGAGGAGACGACCTACGGCGTGTTGAACGTCTACACCGAACGAAACGACGCCTTCGAGCGCGAGGAGCGGGTCGTCCTCGAACACCTCGGCGAACTCGTCGGCCACGCCATCGCCGCCGTCGAGCGGAAGCGCGCGCTGATGACCGACGAAATCGTCGAACTGGAGTTCGCCGCCTCGAACGTCTTTGCGCGCCGAAACGAGGACCTCCCGGAGGGAACTGTCTCCTTCGACCGGTCGATTCCGACCGGTGACGGCCAGTACCTCGTCTATGCGACCGCAGACGGCGACGTGGTCGACTCGCTTGAAACGGTAGCCGACGCCATCCCGCTCGCCGAGTCGATTACGACCATCGAAACGACCGGCGAGGGGACGTATCAGCTCCATCTCTCCGAGCCGCCGGTCATTTCGACGATTGCCTCCCTCGGCGGCGCCGTCGAGCGGGCGGTCATGGAGGATGGCGACTTCCGGATGACGGTCCACGTCCCGAGCGGAACCGACGTACGGCAGGTTATCGATACGGTACAGGAAGCGCTCCCGCAGGCCGAACCGCTGGCCCGGCGGCAGGTGCCACACGCGGACAGTTCGGCCGGCAGCGGCGTCAACACCGACCTCGATATCGACCTGACCGAACGCCAGCGGGCCGCGGTCGAGGCCGCTTACTTCGCGGGCTTCTTCGAGTGGCCCCGCGACAGTTCCGGCGAGGAGGTCGCCGAGTCGCTGGATATCACGTCACCGACCTTCCACCAGCACGTCCGGGCCGCCGAGAACAAGGTTTTCAGCGCGCTGTTCGATGGGTAA
- a CDS encoding DNA-binding protein — MPNEPDALVEALAHTEDAFSGQLGRPEYEAGLDPSDNEADVIQLRKACRLLDACRLLREHDGYHTSVIEMSFAAIERTLEFYALTASNDTIDDFREGHDRAYDRGAELGLVTEETARRMKQLYRDNRAASYYRDTVAAAQQADALFDLAVTLHEYVQNFAQFSHQCRCQE; from the coding sequence GTGCCTAACGAACCGGACGCCCTTGTGGAGGCACTGGCCCATACTGAAGACGCGTTCAGCGGTCAACTGGGACGCCCGGAGTACGAAGCGGGACTCGACCCGAGCGACAACGAGGCCGACGTGATTCAACTTCGGAAGGCGTGCCGGCTACTTGACGCGTGTCGGCTCCTCCGGGAACACGACGGGTATCACACCAGCGTCATCGAGATGTCGTTCGCGGCTATCGAGCGCACGCTCGAATTCTACGCACTCACCGCGTCCAACGACACGATCGACGACTTCCGTGAAGGCCACGACCGCGCCTATGACCGTGGTGCCGAACTCGGCCTCGTGACCGAAGAGACTGCCCGGCGGATGAAACAGCTGTACCGTGACAACCGAGCGGCGTCGTACTACCGCGATACTGTCGCGGCCGCCCAGCAAGCGGATGCGCTATTTGACCTTGCCGTCACGCTTCACGAGTACGTCCAGAACTTCGCCCAGTTCTCACACCAGTGCCGCTGTCAAGAATAA
- the psmB gene encoding archaeal proteasome endopeptidase complex subunit beta gives MNNDGLGEMDSPYEPELGEVPSTPGEDETVNKTGTTTVGIATEDGVAIATDMRASLGGRFVSNKNVQKVEQIHPTAALTLVGSVGGAQSFIRSLRAESSLYETRRNKPMNIEALATLAGNLARGGPFRAIRPILGGVDDDGSHVYSIDPAGGVMADDYTVTGSGMQLAYGVLENDYEPDLDIDTATTLSARAVEAAVERDTGSGNGVYLATVTDEGVDIRGHKDFDEVL, from the coding sequence ATGAATAACGACGGACTCGGCGAGATGGACTCCCCGTACGAACCGGAACTCGGCGAAGTGCCGTCCACGCCCGGCGAGGACGAGACGGTCAACAAGACCGGAACGACGACGGTCGGCATCGCCACCGAGGACGGCGTCGCCATCGCGACGGACATGCGCGCCTCCCTCGGCGGCCGCTTCGTCTCCAACAAGAACGTCCAGAAGGTCGAGCAGATTCACCCGACGGCGGCGCTGACGCTTGTCGGCTCCGTCGGTGGCGCCCAGTCGTTCATCCGCTCGCTGCGCGCGGAATCCTCGCTGTACGAGACCCGGCGCAACAAGCCGATGAACATCGAGGCACTGGCCACGCTCGCGGGCAACCTCGCCCGCGGCGGCCCGTTCCGCGCCATCCGCCCCATCCTCGGCGGTGTCGACGACGACGGCAGCCACGTCTACTCCATCGACCCCGCCGGCGGCGTCATGGCCGACGACTACACGGTCACCGGCAGCGGGATGCAACTCGCCTACGGTGTTCTCGAAAACGACTACGAACCCGACCTCGACATCGACACGGCGACGACGCTGTCGGCCCGTGCCGTCGAGGCGGCCGTCGAACGTGACACCGGCTCCGGCAACGGCGTCTACCTCGCGACGGTCACCGACGAGGGCGTCGACATCCGCGGTCACAAGGACTTCGACGAGGTCCTATAA
- a CDS encoding thioredoxin family protein, which produces MQETTRPERLTDGEDLDRFVADHDLALVEFYTKGCPKCQAMEPILGNVARATDAAVAMLNPREDLSLLDRFDIGSVPTLVLFKDGEPVATRADGFEETESVVAFVESA; this is translated from the coding sequence ATGCAAGAAACCACCCGCCCGGAACGACTCACCGACGGCGAGGACCTCGACCGCTTCGTGGCCGACCACGACCTCGCCCTCGTGGAGTTCTACACCAAGGGCTGTCCGAAGTGCCAGGCGATGGAGCCCATCCTCGGCAACGTCGCCCGCGCGACCGACGCCGCCGTCGCCATGCTGAACCCACGCGAGGACCTCTCGTTGCTCGACCGATTCGATATCGGGTCGGTGCCGACGCTGGTGCTGTTCAAGGACGGCGAGCCGGTCGCAACGCGCGCGGACGGCTTCGAGGAAACCGAATCCGTCGTCGCGTTCGTCGAATCCGCGTAA
- a CDS encoding ABC transporter ATP-binding protein, with product MSSDESILRADALSLSVDGTDLLSDISLTIPAAARVLIRGESGAGKTTLFNVLGLLEPPTDGSLYVNGTDTATLSERQRAQVRRDTVGIVFQDFKLIDDLTARENAALPQEHVGERDEEWLDELFERLDISNLADSHPRELSGGEKQRVAIARALANRPDVVLADEPTGQLDPATEERVLELLFDLHESTGVALVVISHDPRLADRFDRVVRLEDGRISHTTDDTTEVTSHVD from the coding sequence ATGTCCTCTGACGAGTCGATTCTGCGTGCGGACGCGCTCTCTCTGTCCGTCGATGGAACGGACCTCCTCTCGGATATTTCGCTGACGATTCCCGCGGCCGCACGCGTGCTCATCCGTGGGGAAAGCGGCGCCGGGAAGACCACACTCTTCAACGTCCTCGGCTTGCTCGAACCGCCGACCGATGGCTCCCTCTATGTTAACGGAACGGATACGGCCACCCTCTCCGAACGACAGCGCGCACAGGTACGCCGCGACACCGTCGGCATCGTCTTTCAGGATTTCAAGCTCATCGATGACCTCACCGCTCGCGAAAACGCCGCCCTGCCCCAAGAGCACGTCGGCGAACGCGACGAGGAGTGGCTCGACGAACTCTTCGAGCGACTCGATATCTCGAATCTCGCGGATAGCCACCCCCGCGAACTGAGCGGCGGCGAGAAACAGCGTGTCGCCATCGCTCGGGCGCTCGCGAATCGGCCGGACGTCGTCCTCGCCGACGAACCGACCGGGCAACTCGATCCAGCCACCGAAGAGCGCGTCCTCGAGTTACTGTTCGACTTACACGAATCGACGGGCGTCGCACTCGTCGTCATCAGTCACGACCCACGGTTAGCCGACCGCTTCGACCGTGTCGTCCGGCTTGAAGACGGCCGTATCAGCCACACAACTGACGATACGACCGAGGTTACGAGCCACGTCGACTGA
- the psmA gene encoding archaeal proteasome endopeptidase complex subunit alpha: protein MQGNSQQQAYDRGITIFSPDGRLYQVEYAREAVSRGTASVGVRTSEGVVLAANRRVRSPLMERSSVEKLHKIDEHVGIASAGHVADARQLIDFARRRAQTERLRYSEPIPIETLTKSVTDHIQEYTQTGGARPFGVALLVGGIYDGEPRLFETDPSGTPYEWKATAVGGDREELQETLEAGYSEDIGLEDGIELAVEALVSANEDLEPGNVELSTIDADTESFETLSTDEVETYFTDIEGETDE, encoded by the coding sequence ATGCAAGGAAATTCACAACAGCAGGCCTACGACCGGGGAATCACCATCTTCTCTCCGGACGGACGGCTCTATCAGGTCGAATACGCACGGGAAGCGGTCTCCCGTGGGACCGCCAGCGTCGGCGTTCGCACGTCCGAGGGTGTCGTTCTCGCCGCCAACCGGCGGGTTCGCTCACCGCTCATGGAACGGTCCTCGGTCGAAAAGCTCCACAAGATCGACGAGCACGTCGGCATCGCCAGCGCCGGCCACGTGGCCGACGCCCGCCAGCTCATCGACTTCGCGCGGCGGCGCGCCCAGACGGAACGCCTCCGTTACAGCGAACCGATTCCCATCGAGACGCTGACGAAGTCGGTCACCGACCACATTCAGGAGTACACCCAGACGGGCGGCGCGCGCCCGTTCGGTGTCGCCCTGCTGGTCGGCGGCATCTACGACGGCGAACCGCGCCTCTTCGAGACGGACCCCTCCGGGACGCCCTACGAGTGGAAGGCGACCGCGGTCGGCGGCGACCGCGAGGAACTGCAGGAAACGCTCGAAGCCGGCTACAGCGAGGACATCGGCCTCGAAGACGGCATCGAACTCGCTGTCGAGGCGCTCGTCTCCGCGAACGAGGACCTCGAACCCGGCAACGTCGAACTCTCGACGATAGATGCCGACACCGAGAGCTTCGAGACGCTCTCGACCGACGAGGTCGAGACGTACTTCACCGATATCGAGGGTGAAACCGATGAATAA
- a CDS encoding DUF7562 family protein yields MTTSLPWGASDQQVTCIACGETLDREDAREYDKHGDRWNREDKAFEYLCKPCYRDCCHQGREGLEETLVAADAGRTDRETFLRRFCELTVDDAEPNRTGS; encoded by the coding sequence ATGACTACCTCGTTGCCGTGGGGAGCCTCCGACCAGCAGGTGACCTGCATCGCCTGCGGCGAGACGCTCGACCGTGAGGACGCCCGCGAGTACGACAAACACGGTGACCGCTGGAACCGCGAGGACAAGGCCTTCGAGTATCTCTGCAAGCCCTGCTACCGTGATTGCTGCCATCAGGGCCGCGAGGGACTCGAAGAGACGCTCGTGGCCGCGGACGCCGGTCGAACCGACCGCGAGACGTTCCTCAGACGGTTCTGCGAACTAACGGTCGACGACGCGGAACCGAACCGGACGGGGTCGTAG
- a CDS encoding helix-turn-helix domain-containing protein — protein METSPYVIEYLVAGEDRWMAVSQFEPTEAVRRGLELKRESRLIVETHVRFTADDYLKITYIGSDETFRKLSTYVEGMDGITFDILDVGDYGTDESSFSRMITPRQEEVLESEVDLVYYREPRQASLEDVRSLKWPDVRRHVDGVRDHGEALPVIP, from the coding sequence ATGGAGACGTCCCCGTACGTCATCGAATATCTTGTCGCTGGCGAGGACCGCTGGATGGCTGTCAGTCAGTTCGAACCGACCGAAGCGGTTCGTCGAGGTTTGGAACTCAAGCGAGAATCACGCCTGATAGTCGAGACACACGTCCGCTTTACTGCCGACGATTATCTCAAGATAACCTACATCGGTTCTGACGAGACGTTCCGAAAGCTATCCACGTACGTCGAAGGGATGGACGGAATCACGTTCGACATTCTCGACGTGGGGGATTACGGGACCGACGAATCATCGTTCAGCAGGATGATTACGCCCCGGCAAGAGGAGGTCCTCGAGTCGGAAGTCGATCTGGTGTATTATCGTGAGCCGCGACAAGCGTCACTCGAGGATGTTCGTTCACTGAAGTGGCCCGATGTGAGACGACATGTCGATGGAGTCCGAGACCACGGAGAAGCGCTTCCGGTAATTCCGTAG